The genomic DNA AGCGCCTCATCGCCATACGATAAAACCTCTCTGCTAATTCGGTCCGATATCCGATCTTCATCAAACACGCGACCGCCtttccgacgtaaaataTAAAATAGCAATTACTACTACTATtattactactactactactactgaACCATCTTAGTTCCCACAAAACTCCGTGATGAAGGCACTTCTTGAGTGCTCacgacaaaaaagaaagtattatcttcttttttcatttATCAGTTTTACGTTCCTGTCTGGGGAAACTTGAATCATTACCTGACTCTTAAGGCGTCCGCTGCAGTGCGCAATGCCCGGTCTTGATGAGAACGTCCCATCACGAGCTCCAGACGGGCCCGGAGATACAACATTTACTCCAACCATTGATGCATGTGCTTTCCTACTCAGCTGGTAAATCTTTCGATTTTAACATTCTCGCAGGCCCGAAGCAAGGACGATACGAACATATTCCCGCTCGATGGCGTTGATATCGAGAGCGTTTCGAACAAGGAATTAGTGCGGCTTGGGGAGACTGCTCCTGTGCTCTACCAAATCGGCTCAAGCAAAGTCCTACAAATTTGTCACGACCTAGTATTAAAATGCGGGCCTTTAGTTCTTCCCAGTGAGGGTAGAGCTCTAGAGTTTGTCAGAGCGAGGACCTCAATCCTAGTTCCTCGGGTCTACCGCACATTCCAGGTGGACGACCCCTTCGAGTACTATGGGACACGAGGCTATTTGGTCATGGATTATGTCAAGGGCCAAAATCTGGGAGATTGTTGGAAATATCTCACCAAACATCAAAAGGACGATGTGATCTGTCAGACAGCGGCGATAATAAAACAACTTCAATCGATTCCGATTCCAACAGCCGGCCCTCTTGGAGGGGATCCTTGTCGGGGTAAATTCTTCACAGACTATGGTGCCGGTCCATTCAATTCTGGGTCCGAGATGGAAGCTTGGTTTAACCACAAACTCAAGATATGCAAAGATTATAACCAGGCCCCCCAAAATATCCCCTCATTTGACTTTCAGAAGTTCGTCCTCGTGCATCAGGACATCAGTCCTCGAAACATGATATTGGACGCTGCTGGAAAGGTTTGTTTGATAGACTGGGCACATGCGGGTGCTTACCCTCCTGCATTCGAGCGAGCCGCGATAGCCGAGCAGTACAGATTCCCGGAGTTCAACAAAATGATACTTCATGTCATGCCAGAATACGACGTCGAGGTGCGGCAACTGCAGTCAATTTGGTATGGATTATCAGTTGCCAGTCTCGCATAATCACCCACTTCTTTCTCCGTCACTTGAATCTGCCGTTAAGGGCAACCTCCATCCAACACCGCTGGATGAGCCCGCAGGGGTAGATAGCAGGCAAAATATACCCCCAGTTAGCTGAAGTATTTATATTCAGGTGTATGGTGCGGATGTACGGTGTCAataaggaaggaagaaaactTGATgctagttttttttttttttttcaaatgTACGCTGCTCTATCTACCTTAACTGTTCTTTGTTCTCTAGTTGCATTAATGTGATCCACGGCCGAGTTGCGCACCTTCGCCGCAACCAACATGATTTTTAAAGCTTTTCAACCACAAACACCATTTAATTAGGCCATTTAAAAGATGAAGTGATTAACTATTTACTAGGGCAACTTCTGATAGTATGTCCAACAGTCCCACAGCAACTGCAGCGTGGTGGAGCGCGCCAATGACTTACAGGTATAGGCTCATCAACCTGTGCATTAAGCTGTGTATCCAGCTGCTGAATGCGCTCACGACCTTCCTGTACAGATATAAAGAGATCAGTCCCTAGAGGATCATGTGTCCttaccttcttcttctttcgtTCATTTTCAGCGCGCAGAACCTTGTTTTCTTgtaaaagaagaaggttCATATTCATTGCCATCTGCACTGCCTTTTCAAGTTGAATATGAGAGACTAAACTGCTAGAAAGCgctctcttcttttgaagACTTCTCTGTAGGTTCCGAACCTTGCGATCAGTTTGGCGTGGATTTTGAGGTGTTTGCAAAGCAGAGGAAATTGACCCTTCAACTTCAATAAGAGGTGGTGTCGGCGTACGAAGTTGAAAAGTAATCTTTTTAAGAACCCGGCCTTTATCAAATGGCTTAAGGCCAGCACCTGCGAAGCCATTGCATATATTCTTTCCAGTGAAGACCTGATCGCGTGTAGGAGAATATAGATGCAGAAAATCCACTCTATCAATGTGGTTATTTCCAGCCACCATCTCATCCTCTCGACTAGTTTTCCGTACGTGCGTTTAAGCGGCCAAAAAATACCAACATCAAgtggttgaagaagatgagatgtatATGGAGGCATACAAAGACAGATAATAGCATTCTCTTTGCAGAAAATGTCAAACTCTGCAGTTTGGTACTTGAATGGCCATCAAAAATAAGCAACCGcttgtcacaacctggcttctctcgtatcgtacctagggttctagttaattgtatttcgagacaggacac from Aspergillus chevalieri M1 DNA, chromosome 1, nearly complete sequence includes the following:
- a CDS encoding aminoglycoside phosphotransferase family protein (COG:S;~EggNog:ENOG410PPPA;~InterPro:IPR000719,IPR011009,IPR002575;~PFAM:PF01636;~go_function: GO:0004672 - protein kinase activity [Evidence IEA];~go_function: GO:0005524 - ATP binding [Evidence IEA];~go_process: GO:0006468 - protein phosphorylation [Evidence IEA]); translated protein: MPGLDENVPSRAPDGPGDTTFTPTIDARSKDDTNIFPLDGVDIESVSNKELVRLGETAPVLYQIGSSKVLQICHDLVLKCGPLVLPSEGRALEFVRARTSILVPRVYRTFQVDDPFEYYGTRGYLVMDYVKGQNLGDCWKYLTKHQKDDVICQTAAIIKQLQSIPIPTAGPLGGDPCRGKFFTDYGAGPFNSGSEMEAWFNHKLKICKDYNQAPQNIPSFDFQKFVLVHQDISPRNMILDAAGKVCLIDWAHAGAYPPAFERAAIAEQYRFPEFNKMILHVMPEYDVEVRQLQSIWYGLSVASLA